The following coding sequences are from one Plectropomus leopardus isolate mb chromosome 10, YSFRI_Pleo_2.0, whole genome shotgun sequence window:
- the obsl1b gene encoding obscurin isoform X1 has product MTTLKSEKLSDLPHTASLQSLDLYNPKEAEMVQLREHLPHVRLDDLYHTGHTAPKHPEVLYQSMRATTVQAECHPTMKASKDQVNSIVNSGQRSSSQFVEPHYIKQASTVLSEEIYLSRPCDSHWSDSVTANKVAVEAPPVTITTLCEAERNKSVEVDEPIVLRCEISDPNAQVNWYKDGINLREAAGQDMLAEGSIRTLALQSARLSHAGTYSCKTTDDAMQFHVDVKAPPLKFSALSEGDQKKTVMTGSPIALQCELSDPTGQVSWYKDGTQLLPQNGVEIQSEGNLRSLVVPSAERAHTGVYRCESKDDDIQFAVEVKALPVKFSELQETDRSKSVQEGSPVVLSCELSHDPSAHVDWYKDGVKLLPQNNMEIQSDGLTRTLLIHTAENIHGGTYECSTSDDTITFKVDVEGRSPQIMPIPLSEKYKMIAIGCPIVLQCEVSDPVAQVSWFKDEVELFCKTGLDMKRDGCLRKLMIHSAKVSDSGLYSCSLADDVVTYHVDVEATPVRFSALPDVARNKFVEAGCPIMMQCEVSEPNAQVYWHKDGEQLSPESEYEIQTKDKLRALVIASAEVRHSGVYRCEAADDHIEFKVDVAAVPEAERSKSVEAGSPINLQYEISDPTSQTRWCEDGIKLLPKSGINIDSEGKKRTHVMKSATSSCSGSYSCKTDDDSDFDDFYVEVKAPPVTFADIPEEDLFKSVVEQDQLVLSCEISRADGVVQWYKDGAEIQPSNNVTIQGEDTKRTLIVHSTQLSDTGTYTCRTGDNILMYKVNIREPPVMIIYPKEDVHLDRHVPEEIILSCELSRPNGVVSWYKDGQKLQESENIKLKIEGPYRRLKIISSGVEDSGEYVCDTADASIFFHLSITEPPVRIVSPSQSQMELCQQTSERMVLSCEISRPNAVVRWYRDGLEVEENDNLILEVDGVYRRLIIPETTVKDSAEYVCDTADDSMTFFVNIAEPPVRFVRPRKMAGRVDKMAGETLVLDCEVSRSNAEVTWKKNGEEVEDSRNITILEDGVMRQLTVHSLTLEDAGQYVCDAKDDVMDFHVNVQELPVKILGKTDAKTEKQFLVSDDIILVCELSRSNASVSWYRDDQLIDDTERYCSEEQGVFRSLVVLNARLEDSGEYTCDAVDDKMVFYITVKDPPVQIIGNSGHPEHHILVAGDDLILECEVSRPNAAVQWLWNGKTLKPDTRIKIDSYDVVRKLVLSGLQPSDSGKYICDAFDDKLTTIVEVQEPPVKFENKKDSNNVSAYENESVTLCATVSRARANVRWLKDGQLLNGDNIHISSEGNTHKLTINPLQLSDSGEYVCDAKTDEMYFSLLVKEMQVKFIKPLENIVSVKGSSLILRCEINKPKGDVQWLKDGQEISPSRRHTIRAQGRERSFTIHQLVEEDAGEYSCESTDDRTSATVIVEIPRVVEFIAELRNITVREGEDAVFKCVVSPEDTRLVWRLNGKQVALNERTVISSNGLCHMLCIHNCMVSDSGRVTADAEGLVSQAELQIQEQQVLFTKQMSPVVAEEYSDATLEVEVGLDTGEVQWMRQGVLIHPGAKYTAKHKGQKHSLTIHKLAMSDRGTYSCETLHDRTQAQLTVEPRKVTIKRGLTDIKTTERETATFEVELSHPNVPGTWTRNAIKLKPTNHFRMSAKGAVHSLTISNLSVEDTGTFVFCVENLKTSARLVVKEPPVTILRKLEDQRFPDGAVISLECELSRHNVDVKWTKNGVEVKPSKDLRIYAMGRKRFLQIMKCHVSDCGMYTCDAGDATTSCTVDVYERELQILQGLEDLDIQEDQNAVFVCEVSVEDVPGEWYRNGERIQPTSTIKIRQEGTKHFLLMCNVKAEDSGEIKFVTRHVECVAYLEVEELPVNIVKPLQDTTALEKSRVLLDCTVSNPRCSIRWYKGANVILPSERFEICSEGCYRKLIIQQVVLDDEGMYSVQVGEYTCSAKLTVVAQSQLMVRELTDVEVMAPDEACFECEVSVPVLNAPVWTLNGEPLQPSSRVLLEKMGTVHRLTLRQTSPDMSGVVEFTFGKAKSKAELRVLSDP; this is encoded by the exons ATGACAACTCTCAAGTCAGAGAAGCTCAGTGACTTACCTCACACTGCATCCCTTCAATCGTTGGACTTGTATAACCCTAAAGAGGCAGAAATGGTCCAACTAAGGGAGCATTTGCCACATGTCAGATTGGATGACCTCtatcacacaggacacacagcaCCTAAACACCCAGAGGTGCTGTATCAGTCCATGCGGGCCACAACAGTCCAAGCAgagtgtcatcccaccatgaagGCATCAAAAGACCAAGTAAACAGCATAGTTAACTCTGGGCAAAGATCATCTTCCCAGTTTGTGGAGCCGCACTATATCAAGCAGGCATCCACTGTCCTATCAGAAGAGATCTATCTGTCAAGGCCATGTGACAGTCACTGGAGTGACAGTGTCACTGCAAATAAGGTGGCTGTTGAAG CTCCACCTGTGACAATTACAACACTTTGTGAGGCTGAGAGGAACAAGTCTGTTGAAGTTGATGAACCTATAGTGCTGCGATGTGAGATATCAGATCCTAACGCTCAAGTTAATTGGTACAAGGATGGAATAAATCTACGTGAAGCAGCTGGGCAAGACATGCTGGCAGAGGGTTCCATAAGAACACTGGCTCTCCAGTCAGCGCGGCTGTCTCACGCAGGGACTTACAGCTGCAAGACAACAGATGATGCAATGCAGTTTCATGTGGAtgttaaag CTCCGCCTCTGAAGTTTTCAGCTTTATCTGAGGGTGACCAGAAAAAGACAGTCATGACGGGCTCTCCCATTGCTCTACAATGTGAGCTGTCAGACCCCACGGGACAAGTCAGTTGGTACAAGGATGGAACACAGCTCTTACCTCAAAATGGAGTAGAGATCCAGTCAGAGGGGAATTTGAGGAGTCTAGTTGTCCCATCAGCAGAGAGGGCTCACACAGGCGTATACCGCTGTGAGTCAAAGGATGATGACATCCAGTTTGCTGTGGAAGTAAAAG CACTACCTGTGAAGTTCTCTGAGCTTCAAGAGACTGACAGGAGCAAGTCCGTCCAAGAAGGTTCTCCCGTTGTCCTCAGCTGTGAGCTCTCTCATGATCCTTCTGCTCATGTCGACTGGTACAAGGATGGGGTGAAACTCCTACCACAAAACAATATGGAAATACAGTCAGATGGTCTAACGAGGACACTACTCATccacacagctgaaaacatacATGGTGGCACCTATGAATGTTCAACATCAGATGACACCATCACATTTAAAGTGGACGTAGAAG GCCGATCGCCTCAGATCATGCCAATCCCACTGTCAGAAAAATACAAGATGATTGCAATTGGTTGTCCAATAGTCCTCCAGTGTGAGGTCTCAGACCCTGTCGCCCAGGTTTCCTGGTTTAAGGATGAGGTGGAGCTGTTTTGCAAAACTGGCCTTGATATGAAAAGAGACGGCTGCCTGAGAAAATTGATGATTCACTCTGCTAAGGTCTCTGACTCTGGCCTCTACAGTTGTAGCCTTGCTGATGATGTCGTGACATACCATGTGGATGTTgaag CTACTCCTGTGAGGTTTTCAGCACTCCCAGATGTCGCAAGAAACAAATTTGTTGAAGCAGGCTGCCCAATTATGATGCAGTGTGAAGTCTCAGAGCCAAATGCCCAAGTCTATTGGCACAAGGATGGAGAACAGCTATCTCCAGAGAGTGAATATGAGatccaaacaaaagacaaactgaGAGCATTGGTTATTGCATCAGCAGAAGTCAGACACTCTGGGGTGTACCGCTGCGAGGCTGCAGATGACCATATAGAATTCAAGGTGGATGTTGCAG CTGTTCCAGAGGCTGAAAGGAGCAAATCTGTTGAAGCAGGCAGCCCGATCAATCTGCAGTATGAGATCTCAGACCCCACAAGCCAGACCCGCTGGTGTGAGGATGGAATAAAACTCTTGCCAAAATCGGGAATAAACATCGATTCAGAGGGCAAAAAGAGGACACATGTTATGAAGTCAGCAACATCTTCATGCTCTGGATCGTACAGTTGTAAAACTGATGATGATTCAGATTTCGACGATTTCTATGTGGAGGTGAAAG CGCCACCGGTAACATTTGCTGATATCCCAGAGGAGGACCTTTTCAAGAGTGTTGTGGAGCAAGATCAGCTTGTTCTGTCATGTGAAATATCACGGGCTGATGGTGTGGTCCAGTGGTATAAAGATGGCGCTGAAATTCAACCAAGCAACAATGTTACAATCCAAGGAGAGGACACCAAGAGGACTTTGATAGTACATTCAACCCAACTGTCTGACACAGGCACGTACACATGCCGAACAGGAGACAACATTCTAATGTACAAGGTTAACATACGAG AACCTCCAGTGATGATAATCTACCCCAAGGAAGATGTCCATCTTGACCGTCATGTCCCTGAGGAAATTATTCTGAGCTGTGAACTGTCTCGTCCAAATGGTGTTGTCAGCTGGTACAAAGACGGCCAAAAGCTGCAAGAGAGTGAGAACATCAAGCTCAAGATTGAAGGTCCTTATCGACGACTGAAGATTATTTCCAGTGGAGTCGAAGATTCTGGAGAATACGTCTGTGATACAGCTGATGCGTCAATATTCTTTCACCTTAGTATTACAG AACCACCAGTGCGGATTGTGTCCCCAAGTCAGTCCCAAATGGAACTCTGCCAGCAAACCTCTGAGAGGATGGTGTTGAGTTGTGAGATCTCGCGGCCAAATGCAGTGGTGCGTTGGTATCGAGATGGACTGGAAGTGGAGGAAAATGACAACCTTATTCTAGAGGTGGATGGTGTCTACAGAAGACTCATTATACCTGAAACTACTGTCAAAGATTCCGCCGAATATGTCTGTGACACTGCAGATGACTCCATGACATTCTTTGTAAACATAGCAG AGCCTCCTGTTCGCTTTGTACGCCCAAGGAAGATGGCAGGTAGGGTTGATAAAATGGCTGGGGAGACCCTGGTTCTAGACTGTGAGGTTTCAAGATCAAATGCAGAGGTCACCTGGAAGAAAAATGGGGAAGAAGTAGAAGACTCCAGAAATATCACAATCCTTGAGGATGGTGTCATGCGTCAATTAACCGTTCACTCGCTAACACTGGAAGATGCTGGGCAATACGTCTGTGATGCAAAGGATGATGTGATGGATTTTCATGTAAATGTGCAAG aGTTGCCTGTAAAAATTCTTGGAAAAACTGATGCTAAAACAGAAAAGCAGTTCTTAGTATCAGATGACATTATTTTAGTGTGTGAATTATCAAGATCCAATGCCTCAGTGAGCTGGTACAGAGATGATCAGCTAATTGATGACACTGAGCGATACTGCAGCGAGGAGCAGGGTGTTTTCCGATCATTGGTTGTCCTAAATGCCAGGCTTGAAGATTCGGGAGAGTACACCTGTGATGCAGTGGATGATAAGATGGTCTTCTATATCACTGTCAAAG ATCCTCCAGTACAGATCATTGGAAACTCAGGCCACCCAGAGCATCATATCCTGGTAGCAGGGGATGATCTTATTTTGGAGTGTGAGGTGTCTCGGCCAAACGCCGCCGTTCAGTGGCTATGGAATGGCAAGACACTGAAACCAGACACTCGTATAAAAATTGACAGCTATGACGTTGTGAGGAAGCTTGTTCTCTCTGGACTTCAGCCATCAGACTCtggaaaatacatttgtgatgCCTTTGATGACAAACTGACAACAATCGTTGAGGTCCAAG aACCACCGGTCAAATTTGagaataaaaaagacagtaatAATGTCTCAGCCTACGAAAATGAGAGTGTTACGCTGTGTGCCACTGTGAGCCGGGCAAGAGCTAATGTTCGGTGGCTGAAAGATGGCCAACTATTGAACGGGGACAACATTCACATCTCCAGTGAGGGTAATACCCACAAGCTCACTATTAATCCCCTGCAGCTGTCAGATTCTGGAGAATATGTCTGTGACGCAAAGACAGATGAGATGTATTTCAGTCTTTTAGTCAAAG AAATGCAGGTGAAATTTATTAAACCATTGGAGAACATAGTGTCTGTGAAGGGCAGCAGCCTTATATTACGATGTGAGATCAACAAGCCCAAAGGAGATGTCCAGTGGCTAAAAGACGGCCAAGAAATCTCTCCAAGTCGACGGCACACAATACGGGCACAAGGTCGAGAACGAAGCTTTACTATCCACCAACTGGTGGAAGAAGATGCTGGAGAATATTCCTGTGAATCCACAGATGACAGGACATCAGCAACTGTCATTGTAGAAA TTCCCCGTGTTGTTGAGTTCATAGCGGAGCTACGTAACATCACGGTCCGTGAAGGAGAAGACGCCGTATTTAAGTGTGTGGTTTCACCAGAGGACACTCGGCTGGTGTGGCGCCTAAATGGAAAGCAAGTTGCTCTGAATGAGCGCACTGTCATTTCAAGTAACGGACTATGCCACATGCTCTGCATCCACAACTGCATGGTTTCAGATAGCGGCAGGGTGACAGCTGATGCAGAGGGGTTGGTATCACAGGCAGAGCTCCAGATTCAAG AGCAACAGGTGTTGTTCACCAAGCAAATGTCACCAGTTGTAGCCGAAGAGTACAGCGATGCGACTCTAGAGGTGGAGGTGGGTCTGGACACCGGAGAGGTGCAGTGGATGAGGCAAGGAGTACTGATCCACCCCGGAGCCAAGTATACGGCAAAACacaagggccaaaaacacagtCTCACCATCCACAAACTGGCCATGTCTGACCGGGGCACCTACAGCTGTGAAACCCTTCATGACCGCACGCAAGCGCAGCTCACAGTGGAAC CTCGAAAAGTCACAATCAAGAGAGGGCTGACTGACATTaaaaccacagagagagagacggcaACTTTTGAGGTGGAGCTCTCCCATCCCAATGTCCCAGGCACCTGGACGAGAAACGCAATCAAGCTTAAGCCGACAAATCACTTCCGTATGAGTGCCAAAGGAGCAGTCCACAGTCTAACCATCTCTAACCTCTCAGTAGAAGACACTGGCACGTTTGTGTTCTGTGTGGAAAATTTGAAGACGTCTGCAAGGCTTGTTGTGAAGG AGCCCCCAGTGACCATTCTCAGAAAGCTGGAGGACCAGAGGTTCCCTGACGGGGCAGTAATCTCTCTTGAGTGTGAACTGTCAAGACACAACGTTGATGTGAAATGGACGAAG AATGGGGTTGAGGTGAAGCCAAGCAAGGATTTGCGCATTTATGCAATGGGACGGAAACGTTTTCTTCAGATCATGAAATGTCATGTCAGTGACTGTGGCATGTACACCTGCGATGCTGGAGATGCCACTACATCCTGCACCGTGGACGTCTATG AGCGTGAGCTGCAGATCCTGCAGGGCCTGGAAGACTTGGACATCCAGGAAGATCAGAACGCGGTGTTTGTCTGTGAGGTCTCAGTGGAGGATGTGCCAGGAGAATGGTACAGAAATGGAGAGAGGATACAGCCCACAAGCACCATCAAGATCCGGCAGGAAG ggaccaaacattttcttcttatgTGCAATGTGAAAGCAGAGGACTCTGGAGAGATCAAGTTTGTGACCAGACATGTTGAATGTGTTGCTTATTTGGAGGTGGAAG AGCTTCCTGTCAACATAGTGAAACCTCTGCAAGATACGACTGCCCTTGAAAAGAGCCGCGTGCTCCTCGACTGCACTGTATCTAACCCCAGATGTAGCATTCGCTGGTACAAAGGCGCCAATGTCATCCTGCCCTCAGAGCGTTTCGAGATCTGCAGCGAAGGCTGTTATCGCAAACTGATCATCCAGCAAGTGGTTCTCGATGATGAGGGCATGTACAGCGTGCAGGTTGGAGAGTACACATGCTCTGCCAAACTGACAGTAGTGG CTCAGTCACAGTTAATGGTCAGAGAGCTGACAGATGTGGAAGTCATGGCCCCCGATGAAGCCTGCTTTGAATGTGAGGTGTCAGTCCCCGTCCTCAACGCGCCCGTGTGGACTCTGAATGGAGAGCCCTTACAGCCGAGCTCCCGGGTCCTGCTGGAGAAGATGGGCACGGTCCACAGGCTGACCCTCAGACAAACCTCCCCGGACATGAGCGGAGTGGTGGAGTTCACCTTCGGgaaagcaaaaagcaaagcCGAGCTCCGGGTGCTGA GTGATCCGTGA